The Henckelia pumila isolate YLH828 chromosome 2, ASM3356847v2, whole genome shotgun sequence genome includes a window with the following:
- the LOC140881997 gene encoding uncharacterized protein: MNSRVKVFSLSLGLQTSKEHRSLRNFNRPYSHAHGGSGKKLLKQPRPHKPTRNQLREAIPFLDHIKQCQDPDEALSTFHRYYEMGYCLDYPSYASIIYKLARAKRFDSVDTVLNFLRTRDVRCQEALFVALMRHYEKAQLIDKAVVLFREMGRSFNCVRTVQSFNTMLNVFVVNDRVCEAVDFFKDGLKMGFKLNPVSFNIMIKMWLGKGEWEKARQVFDEMSERELEPTVVTYNSQIGFLCKRGDVDEAKVLFEDMVRKGKRSNAVTYALLMEGLCDLGKFKEAKKMMFDMEYQGCKVELVNYGVLMSDLAKRGLINEAKGLLVEMKKKRVKPDVVIYNILINNLCKEGAASEAYKLLVDMQVKGCEPNAATYRMVVDGFCRTRDFVGGLKVLNAMLFSKHIPRLETFCSLVIGLIHSGEVNDACFVLEEMERRKMRLNSGSWEILVSESCFNHEVVTGILADIVCFCE, encoded by the coding sequence ATGAATTCCCGTGTAAAAGTCTTCTCCCTCTCCCTCGGATTACAAACTTCCAAAGAACATCGCTCCCTCAGAAACTTCAATCGCCCGTATTCTCACGCACATGGCGGTTCGGGTAAGAAACTTCTCAAGCAACCACGGCCTCACAAGCCTACGAGAAACCAACTTCGTGAAGCCATTCCATTTCTCGATCATATCAAGCAATGCCAAGATCCTGACGAAGCGCTTTCCACGTTCCATCGATACTATGAAATGGGCTACTGCCTCGACTACCCTTCTTATGCTTCGATCATCTATAAGCTAGCTCGCGCGAAAAGGTTCGACTCTGTGGATACTGTTTTGAATTTTCTTCGAACCCGTGATGTGAGATGTCAAGAGGCTCTTTTCGTCGCGCTGATGCGGCATTACGAGAAGGCCCAGTTGATCGATAAGGCTGTTGTCTTGTTCCGGGAGATGGGAAGGTCGTTCAATTGTGTGCGTACAGTTCAGTCTTTCAATACGATGTTGAATGTTTTTGTGGTGAATGATCGGGTTTGTGAAGCTGTAGACTTCTTTAAGGATGGTTTGAAGATGGGTTTCAAGTTGAATCCAGTGTCGTTTAATATAATGATCAAAATGTGGCTGGGGAAGGGTGAATGGGAGAAGGCTAGGCAAGTGTTTGATGAAATGTCTGAAAGAGAGCTGGAACCTACTGTTGTGACTTACAACTCTCAGATTGGGTTTTTGTGCAAAAGGGGTGATGTTGATGAGGCCAAAGTATTGTTCGAGGATATGGTGAGAAAAGGGAAGAGAAGTAACGCTGTGACTTATGCTTTGTTAATGGAAGGTTTATGTGATTTGGGAAAGTTCAAGGAGGCAAAGAAAATGATGTTCGATATGGAATACCAAGGATGCAAAGTAGAGCTAGTTAATTACGGTGTTTTGATGAGTGATCTTGCCAAGAGAGGATTAATCAATGAAGCTAAAGGTTTGCTCGTTGAGATGAAGAAAAAAAGGGTCAAACCGGATGTTGTTATTTACAACATCTTGATAAATAATTTGTGTAAAGAAGGCGCAGCATCGGAAGCCTATAAATTGTTGGTTGATATGCAAGTTAAAGGGTGCGAACCTAATGCAGCCACCTACAGAATGGTGGTGGATGGTTTCTGCAGAACCAGAGATTTCGTGGGCGGTTTGAAGGTTTTGAATGCAATGTTGTTTAGCAAACATATCCCACGGCTGGAAACGTTTTGCTCTTTGGTTATTGGTTTGATCCATAGCGGGGAAGTGAATGATGCGTGCTTCGTTTTGGAGGAGATGGAGAGGAGAAAAATGAGATTAAACTCGGGATCGTGGGAAATCCTCGTCTCGGAATCATGTTTTAATCATGAAGTTGTCACTGGGATCTTGGCTGATATTGTCTGTTTTTGTGAGTAA